The segment GGGCCAGTGGAGCAGCTTCTTTCACCCAAAGCAGGATGTTTTTTTGCTGCTCTACCACATGGTGGTATTGATAAAACCCAAAAGCAAAATTAAAAAGTTTGTTTTTCAGAAACCTTCAATCCAGAAACAGACACATGGAAGTAACAGTACAAACTACTGGAATTCAAAAACTCAGAAGTCTGCTGCTTGGTGCTCCATAAGACAATTATTTCCTTTTGAAGCAACTTTGAACCTGTTGTCACCATGTAATTTGCTTGACACTATTCCTTACCTTTTGTATCCGATATATACAAAGACATAAGATTCACGTGTAACTAGGTCACCTGGCCCAAACGGTGATGGTATTAATCCTTGACCCCAAACCTAGGTCTTAAGCACATTAGCTGCCTTGTTGCCATAAGACCTTTGCCTCGACACCTAAGCAATCTAATGTTGAACTTCGACAAATTTCTCTCTCAGCCTTGGAACCAGCGAATGATTTCTGCAGCCCTTGCAGCTGTGTTCCCTCTGCTCGAATTCAAGTCTCTTAACATGATATCTTTGAAACATCTACCAGCAACAGGCTACTTTTGCCTACTCAGTCCAATCCTGCCTTTGTCTGCCCAAATAGCATGTATTTATTGCCAACAGAAACTGTGCCTTGGGTGTATTTGGAAGAGATATAACAGTAAACCAATTTTTGCTCTTGTGTACAACACATTGTGAAGCTGGGACCAAAGAGAACACAAATTAATTCAGAAAAGTGTATGGCACTACACCTAAATACAAACATTTATTAAAGACAAGAAAATCACCCACAGAAAGGAGTGAAAATGGGATTCGGTTTCTGCAAGATGCACAGAGCCGAAGACAGCAGCTGATTTCAGTCAAGAAATCATCCTATAGTTTACCATTTATTTTCTTGAACATTTGTGACCAGTGTCAAAAAGGGATGTTGTGGATATCCAGCAAGGGAATAGTTCCATAGCAGTCACGTTCCTAAACAAAACATTTGCGAGACCAGGCGGAAAGAGCTGAGAAACGTGGCTAAATGGGGAGCTCTTTCAAACGAGCCAAGTCTGTGATAATGGGCCGTCCGGCAGCCTCCTCCTCTACCGTCAGATTCAGTCACATCCTCAGGGCAGGGCCACAAATGAAAAGGGACAACAAAAGTCATTGGGCACCTGTTGATCTCAGCCAGTGCCATCTACTAAAGGAAGGGAAAGCTGTCCGAACAAAGTGTTCCCTTCTGTAGATACAATAGGCCTATGGTAATTCACACACAAAACATTTGTCTCCGTCAGCCAGCCTGCAGTATGGAAAATCTATTCCAGAGGATCAAAGCATATCTACAAGCTTAAAGCAACCTTCCTGCTTTTGGGGGACTACATTAATAAATGTCTTGTAAAGGACTGCCCCTTTAGGAAGCTGAGAGATTATTTTCATGGACTCCAGGCTGCGAGGTGGAGGGACATAGATCTCTTTGGTATAACGGACTGTGCCATCTTCAAGAGCAACAAGAGTCTTGTTCCTACCCATTGTTACCTGTAAGAAAAAGAACTTGCATAAGTGTGTGCAAAAGCATTTTTATCTAATtctgaatataaaagcaaggtctTGTATTCAATTTGCTGGGATCTATAGAAGTGATAAGATGGAAAGTGGAGTAGAGATGAGGGGGAAGCCATTCGAGCTTcaaaaactgaaaatgaaaaACTTGTTTATGCCAgaaaccagaaataaaaacaaaatggtggaCACACTCAGCAGTCAAGTGGCATTTATGGAGAGAGAAAAGCAATTAATATTTGAAATTGATTTCATTTTTTACTTGACACATTAACTGTAAATAGAAACTTAGTAATCTGCATCTTCTCTTTTCATCTCACTCAACAACAACTTACATTTGCTCCTGCGTGCCAGCGAATCAGGCGCTGGGTTGCCAGAATGTATCCTGTCCGAACAAAAGCCCCTGTGGAAAAATAGACAAGAAATCAGAAAAAACGCAAGAGGCGACTGATAAAGAGCACACTCTCCTTTCCATTCACGGTCTACAAACACGACACAGCTAGAAGTTTTAAATTTTATCTGTGAAAATTTGTTTTACCGTATCACCATATCTAAACCTTAGAACCAAGTCCCTACTGGTACCTACCAGTGGTAACAAAGCTTTGTATTGGATAGAACTCAGGAGAAGCTTCATGCGATCCGTGATCAATTACCATATATCTTAGTTTTTGATTCCTCTGGATAGCCTTAGTTACATTATCTAGCTTTCATATTGTTTTTTTATATACACCTAAattaaatcacccctcagcctcctctttTCCACCAGGGgatctctatccttgttccgtttGTGAGGGGGGGCAACAAGAGCAGAATCAAGGGCCACAGAAAGACACAGGGGGGGGAAAGCCTCACTTTGGGaacagatgcagcagagacaGAAATTGtgagtaggggatggagtctttgcaaGAGATGGAAAGAGGTGTAGTCCCAATAAATGTGAGAGCCAGTGGGTTTAGAGTAGACGTCTGTTGATTGTctgttccccgtgatggagacagAAAAATCAGGAAAGGCaagagagatgtcagagatagtccacgtgaatttgagggcagggtggaagttagtggtaaagttaagaAAATGAATGAGTTCTACGGGAGGCAGCCCTGATGAAGTAATAGATATAACATAGAAAGACTgggggatggtgctggtgtacatTTGAAACAAGGACCCTTCaacgtaaccaacaaaaaggcaggcatagctggggcccatgcgagtgcccatgcctaaacttgaagaaagtgagaggaatcaAAAGAGAAATTGTTGAGTGAGGATTAGTTCTGCCAGGCTAAGGAAAGTGTTTGTTAAGGGGAAGTAATGGGAGTCTATTCAAGGAAGAATCAGAGGGCCCCCAAGACCTTTCTGGTGTGGAACGGAGGAATAAAGGGACTGGACGACCATGGTAaagataaggcagtggaggcctagggATTTCAAGTTATTGGTATTGAAGAGCGTGTGATGTATCTCAGATATAGGTCGGAAGagtggacaagggggggggggggggggggagcaagatgGAATCAGGTATTTGGAGAGTTCTGTGAGGCAAGAGCAGGCAACTATTttctgccagggcagtcctgtggattttgggaaggagatagaaaggGCAGCACTGGGCTGGGGAACTAGAAGATTAGTGGCTGTGGTTTGGATTGTTCCTGAATGAGCAGAGGGCTATGCATTCAGATGGGGTGAGATTAGAGTGGGTATGGTGAATGGAGAAGTCAAGATGGTCGATGTCACACTgacagttggaaataaaaaagtTCAGAGAGGGAAGAAGGCCGGCAGGGAGAGTCACAGTACTAGTGTTGAGGCCAGGCACCAGCGCCCCGGACACCTCCTCATATCTCCCATGATATTTTGCtttcagcatttgctgttcccCAGTGTAAGTTCCTATGCTTATTATAATGCTGTTACAAATGGTTTCGCTACATGGTACTGGATTGTTTCCTTTTCCCTTGCCCTTCAAGAAAGGCCTATTGTTTTTacatcaagaatgttttattgtcataggttctgaaacagaacaattaaattcttacttgcagcagagctattgttatttttatttagttTCCTCTGAAATTAGGTCTTAAATCCAGATATAGTTCTATGCCCAATGGCCTTTGGGCAAACAACACATCCCATTCAAGCCTAATACCTACCATCTCCCTTCTTCCACCCATAACGACGTCCTGGGCTGTTGCCACCCAGATTTTTCGAACTGCCTCCTGCCTTTTTGGATGCATATCTCATAGCAATAACTGCTGTCTGTGGAAATTCCAAAAATCCTAAAGGGAATATTAAAAGAAGAAACTCATGTAACAACATTGCAACACTTGAAATAGTCAAGCAAAGTGAAATTTCTCTCAGATGTTTATATTAAAGCTATTGCATCCAATTTATAAATTAACGGACTCAGAAAACTGCATAACAATTTAAACAAAAGGAGATGGCGGAATTAGAAGTGGCAGCATAGTGCTTATGAAATATATATGGATAGAAAAATGGCGTTTCATTATACATTACAAATACCAGTGACCCCTGCATGACAGCCAGTTATGAAAATTCACCTTTAAAGAATTCACAAATTGATGTGTAAAAATTTGagataaataaatcaatatttttttaacttgtgTTTCTTGATGCATGACACAACTTTGTTATGGAAAATCGTTTTCAAGGAATGTAACTCCcattctcttcctcctctctcccccccatcccccataatGTAGAATCACCTCTGTGGATATCAACATACACCATGAATGCATCAAAATAATTCACACATTAATTAGTAATTGTACAAAGTTCTAATCGGACTAGAGGACAAAGTGCACATCTAGACACTGTGACATGCAGAGGGTTTCAAACAGAGCACAATGCAGGGTGGAAGGTGGCTGCTCTCCAAAGCAAGTGCTTAACGTAGATGACATTGTCTTCCTTGTATCTCAGTGCGACAGGCATCAGTTGTGGAGAGGGTTTTGAGGATGAAGCAAGAAATTTAGATAAGGGGGAATCTGTAGATACATTTGTAGGTCCAAAATGcacttgacaaggttccacatttaGATTGGTGCATAAGTTAAGAGCTCTAGTTATTGGTGGAAACTTGTTAGCATTTCAGGTCGGATGGATTTAACTAATGGAGTACCCCAGAGATTGGTTCTTGGCCCTCTGgttatttaatatatatattaatgacgaaGGAGTGGCCAGAATTTAAGTTATTCGGGTTTCCCAAtgacacaaaaataggtggaagggcaagtTGTGATTCTGCAACATGGTATGGGCAGGTTCAATGTGTGGATGGAAACCtgccaaatggagtttaatgtggggaaTTATTAGACACTTTGGTAAGAGGAATCAAAAAGCAGATTATCTCGGTGGAAGAGACTGCAAATGAATGGTT is part of the Rhinoraja longicauda isolate Sanriku21f chromosome 6, sRhiLon1.1, whole genome shotgun sequence genome and harbors:
- the mrpl27 gene encoding large ribosomal subunit protein bL27m isoform X1 gives rise to the protein MMMMAAAALERWVGSAAACGVTGFLEFPQTAVIAMRYASKKAGGSSKNLGGNSPGRRYGWKKGDGAFVRTGYILATQRLIRWHAGANVTMGRNKTLVALEDGTVRYTKEIYVPPPRSLESMKIISQLPKGAVLYKTFINVVPQKQEGCFKLVDML
- the mrpl27 gene encoding large ribosomal subunit protein bL27m isoform X2 produces the protein MEWFRLETLQTGALFLMHRFLEFPQTAVIAMRYASKKAGGSSKNLGGNSPGRRYGWKKGDGAFVRTGYILATQRLIRWHAGANVTMGRNKTLVALEDGTVRYTKEIYVPPPRSLESMKIISQLPKGAVLYKTFINVVPQKQEGCFKLVDML